Proteins encoded within one genomic window of Anopheles gambiae chromosome 3, idAnoGambNW_F1_1, whole genome shotgun sequence:
- the LOC1279592 gene encoding serine/threonine-protein phosphatase PP2A, translating into MEDKAMLKDLDQWIEQLNECKQLTESQVKILCDKAKEILSKESNVQEVKCPVTVCGDVHGQFHDLMELFRIGGRSPDTNYLFMGDYVDRGYYSVETVTLLVALKVRYRERITILRGNHESRQITQVYGFYDECLRKYGNPNVWKFFTDLFDYLPLTALVDGQIFCLHGGLSPSIDTLDHIRALDRLQEVPHEGPMCDLLWSDPDDRGGWGISPRGAGYTFGQDISELFNHTNGLTLVSRAHQLVMEGYNWCHDRNVVTIFSAPNYCYRCGNQAALMELDDALKFSFLQFDPAPRRGEPHVTRRTPDYFL; encoded by the exons ATGGAGGATAAGGCTATGCTTAAAGATTTAGACCAATGGATCGAGCAACTGAACGAGTGCAAACAATTGACCGAATCGCAAGTGAAAATTCTGTGTGATAAG GCGAAGGAAATTCTATCGAAGGAGTCCAACGTACAAGAGGTAAAATGCCCGGTTACAGTATGCGGAGACGTTCATGGACAGTTCCACGACCTGATGGAGCTGTTTCGGATAGGTGGACGATCGCCGGACACTAACTATCTGTTCATGGGCGATTACGTCGATCGTGGCTATTATTCGGTAGAAACCGTAACTCTGTTGGTAGCACTGAAG GTACGATATCGCGAAAGAATTACGATCCTTCGCGGTAATCACGAGTCTCGGCAAATTACGCAAGTTTACGGTTTCTACGACGAATGTCTGCGGAAGTACGGCAATCCGAATGTATGGAAGTTTTTTACGGATTTGTTCGACTACTTGCCGCTGACGGCTCTGGTAGATGGACAGATATTCTGCCTGCACGGAGGGCTTAGTCCATCGATCGATACGCTTGATCACATTCGAGCACTGGACAGACTTCAGGAGGTGCCACACGAAGGTCCCATGTGCGATCTGCTCTGGTCCGATCCGGATGACCGAGGCGGTTGGGGCATTTCTCCACGAGGTGCAGGCTACACATTTGGACAG GACATTTCGGAACTGTTCAATCACACAAATGGGCTGACATTAGTGTCCCGAGCGCATCAGTTAGTAATGGAAGGATACAATTGGTGCCACGATCGTAACGTGGTCACAATTTTCTCTGCACCGAACTACTGCTACCGTTGTGGAAATCAGGCAGCATTGATGGAACTGGACGATGCACTCAAGTTTTCATT CCTACAATTTGATCCAGCTCCGCGTCGTGGTGAACCACACGTAACCAGAAGAACGCCGGATTATTTCCTTTAA
- the LOC1279593 gene encoding small ribosomal subunit protein RACK1, whose protein sequence is MTETLQLRGQLLGHSGWVTQIATNPKYPDMILSSSRDKTLIVWKLTRDELSYGIPQKRLYGHSHFISDVVLSSDGNYALSGSWDKTLRLWDLAAGQSTRRFEDHTKDVLSVAFSVDNRQIVSGSRDKTIKLWNTLAECKYTIQEDGHSDWVSCVRFSPNHTNPIIVSAGWDRVVKVWNLANCKLKIDHLGHNGYLNSVSVSPDGSLCTSGGKDCRAFLWDLNDGKHLHTLEHNEIINALCFSPNRYWLCVAYGPSIKIWDLASKTMVEELKPAKNGDPPQCLSLAWSTDGQTLYAGYSDNIIRVWQVSVSAR, encoded by the exons ATGACTGAAACACTGCAACTGCGCGGCCAGCTTCTTGGCCACTCTGGATGGGTGACGCAGATCGCCACCAATCCGAAGTACCCGGACATGATCCTGTCTTCGTCTCGTG ACAAGACGCTGATCGTGTGGAAATTGACCCGTGATGAGCTGAGCTACGGCATTCCTCAGAAGCGTCTGTACGGACACTCGCACTTCATTTCCGATGTAGTGCTGTCCTCCGACGGCAACTACGCTCTGTCCGGATCGTGGGACAAAACTCTTCGACTGTGGGATCTGGCAGCTGGTCAGTCGACCCGCCGTTTTGAAGACCATACCAAG gACGTGCTCTCGGTTGCTTTCTCTGTAGATAACCGTCAGATTGTGTCGGGATCGCGCGACAAGACGATCAAGCTGTGGAACACTCTGGCCGAGTGCAAGTACACCATCCAGGAGGATGGACACTCCGACTGGGTGTCGTGTGTGCGATTCTCGCCGAACCACACCAACCCGATCATCGTGTCGGCTGGTTGGGATCGTGTGGTGAAGGTTTGGAATCTGGCCAACTGCAAGCTGAAGATCGACCATCTCGGACACAACGGATACCTTAACTCGGTGTCAGTGTCGCCCGACGGTTCGCTGTGCACGTCCGGTGGTAAGGATTGCCGCGCCTTCTTGTGGGATCTGAACGACGGCAAGCATCTGCATACGCTGGAGCACAATGAAATCATCAACGCACTGTGCTTCTCGCCCAACCGCTACTGGCTGTGCGTCGCCTACGGACCGTCGATCAAGATCTGGGATCTTGCCTCCAAGACGATGGTCGAGGAGCTGAAGCCGGCTAAGAACGGCGATCCGCCACAGTGCTTGTCGCTGGCCTGGTCTACCGATGGACAGACCCTGTATGCTGGCTACTCCGATAACATTATTCGCGTGTGGCAGGTGTCGGTCTCTGCTCGTTAA